TCGAATCAATCATAGAGGAGGTTGCCAGTTCACTTGGAGGAGCTTTAAAGGTAGTTTTGTGTTTTCATGTATTGTCTGTAAGTGCTCTATCAATTGAATTTTATCTGATCATGTGTATGATTGTGTTGTTCACTCTGACAGGTTGGAAGTATAAATTGTGACACCGAATTGTCTTTCTGTAAGGACCTTGGCATATATCCCCGCAGAGCAGCCAGGGTGTTTGTGTATTCTTATATAGCAAGTGACGGGGGTTCCTTGGTGGAGTACAGTGGTGATTTGGCTGTGAAGagtttgaaatctttttgtCAAGAACACTTGCCAAGATTTTCAAAAAGAGTTGACCTGAGTCATTTTGAATTTTCCTCTGCGACTGTTGAAAAATTGCCTAGGGTCATGCTTCTTTCCAACAAAAAAGATACACCTGTTATTTGGCGAGTTCTCAGTGGGTTGTATCGCAAACGGTTTGTCCTCTATGATTCAGAGGTATGTTATTGCTGCCATTGGCTTGCTAAATGATATCCTTTGTCGAGATTCAGTTAAGAAGGAGATACTGTTGATTTGGTCTGGCTTTGTGTTAGTCTGGCCTGTAATCACAATGAATTGGATAGACGTCTGGTGTCTAAATCTATTGGAAAGAAACAGGAGACTATACATTTAGAAGGATGGTGGCTGTTTTTTTACTTGCATATACTCAGGTTGAATGCAATTATGTTGAAACCATTGATTAGGCTTGCGAGGTTTAACTTCCATAGCAAAGTAACTCTTCACCTTAGAATGAAAAAGATGCTTAGGTTTTTCACATacacaaacaagaaaaaaatgtagggaagaccatgtaattttttattgtgtgtGTAGGTTCATGATGTTACTGATCCTGCTGTGAAAAGGTTTGGAGTTGATGCACTTCCTGCTATAGTTGGTTGGCTATCAAATGGGGAGCAGCATATTCTTAAAACAGGGATCTCTGTGAAAGATCTGAAATCAGCAGTTCATGATCTTAGTAATTTACTTGATAGTTTtgagaaaaagaacaagaaggcAGGAGCCAAGAAAGCACAAACTGCTACGGTGGAGAAACATATACCTCTGCTTACAGGGTCAAGTTTTGATGCTCTATGTGGTGAGTCAACTCCGGTTTGCATTATTGGTGTTTACAGATCTTCCAGAGCAAGGGAAAAGCTAGAATCAATCCTATCCATGGTTAGTACAATTTCCTTATCCTAGGATACTTTTCTCGACTGGGTGTGGAATTGTGTTCTCATTTTGATTGGAGAGGGAACTTACTAGGCCATCCATTTTCCTTGTCAGGATTGAAAAGTTCCATTTTTTAAGATTGTAACGTGGCTTATTTAACGAATGTTTGTGTTTTCAGGTGTCTCAGAAATCACTATCAAGGCGGCGAATTTCAGCCTTTGGCTCGAGGGATTCCATTTCCTACACCCTCTTAGATGCCACAAAGCAGGCAGCATTCCTAAATGCATTTGACAAAGGAGGATTTAAATCCGCAGATAAGTTGTTAGTGGCCTACAAACCACGGAAGAGGAAGTTTGCAGCTTATGTTGGTGAAATGACGACAGAAGAAGTAGAGGGGTTTATCAGCTCTGTACTTAATGGGGACATACAGTTTAAGGAGACACGACAGAAACCAATCCTCAAGTGAGAGAGCGAATTTTAACAAGCAAGCCTGGACCTTCTGGTTTCTGGTTTCATGTACATGGCAGAGTGATAGCGTCATTAACATTAGAGTTTAGTACAGCAAATATACAAAATCGAGGGGGCTGTAGCAATTATTAGCAAAGAGGTCTTGGTTCTGATTAAACCTCGACATGCCACCTGTAGTCATCACTTAAGTAGACTAGAGAGTTGCCTCTCTTAAatcattctcattggattaattggattaattaaagttaaaagatatttttaataaatataagaaaaatttaacttttaacaatttcattcatataaatctctatattggaatagttatttttttattatataataataaaataatataagataaatttaattttaattgtttacatcaaatttttacattagattatatatttatctattatataataatgaataattaataattttaaaaatatttaattttttaattattaatttttttaattttatcatattttactattctacctattatatatta
This genomic interval from Juglans regia cultivar Chandler chromosome 3, Walnut 2.0, whole genome shotgun sequence contains the following:
- the LOC108994916 gene encoding dnaJ protein ERDJ3A: MDTRLPLWIILSVSLFVLILEAKTIDPYKILGVERNASQREIQKAFHKLSLQYHPDKNKNKGAQEKFADINNAYEILSDEEKRKNYDMYGDEKGSPGFDAGYSGDNGGYTYFKSGGPEHDRFNFRPGEWQSTDGQGGSKSFSFSFGGSGGPGSFDFGIDDIFAKFFGGESKGGGWFGGSTGSQSTTRSSPKSIRTINSQAFQKEIAGQGITWLLLSYTPSLKENQHFESIIEEVASSLGGALKVGSINCDTELSFCKDLGIYPRRAARVFVYSYIASDGGSLVEYSGDLAVKSLKSFCQEHLPRFSKRVDLSHFEFSSATVEKLPRVMLLSNKKDTPVIWRVLSGLYRKRFVLYDSEVHDVTDPAVKRFGVDALPAIVGWLSNGEQHILKTGISVKDLKSAVHDLSNLLDSFEKKNKKAGAKKAQTATVEKHIPLLTGSSFDALCGESTPVCIIGVYRSSRAREKLESILSMVSQKSLSRRRISAFGSRDSISYTLLDATKQAAFLNAFDKGGFKSADKLLVAYKPRKRKFAAYVGEMTTEEVEGFISSVLNGDIQFKETRQKPILK